In Calorimonas adulescens, the sequence AATACCTGCCAAACTCTTCCCTCAGATCATCCCTTTTCAGTGCAAACTCCACGGTAGCCATGAGATAGCCCATTTTATCGCCTACATCGTATCTTCTACCCTCAAAATTGTAGGCATAAACAGCCTCATATCTCAAAAGTTCCTTTAAGGCATCAGTGAGCTGTATCTCTCCTCCTGCCCCCGGCTTAGTATGCTCCAGTATCTCAAATATCCTTGGGGAAATTATGTATCTGCCAAGTATACCAACCCTTGACGGCGCCTCACTCTTTTTGGGCTTTTCAATGAGATTATTGACCTTATAGATCCTATCCTCTATCTCCGAGCAGCCCACTATACCATACTTGCTCACATCATCCTCCGGCACCTCCTGCACACCCAGGATGGTACAGTTATATTTCTCATACACATCAATCATCTGCCTTAAGACTGGCACCCTGCTGTCAACTATATCATCGCCCAGAAGGACGGCAAAAGGCTCATTGCCCACAAAAGCCCTGGCACAGTATATGGCATGTCCGAGGCCTCTGGGCTCTTTCTGCCTTATGTAGTGGATGTCCACCATATTGGTTATATCCTCTACAAGGTTTAGAAGGTTTTCTTTCCCCTTATTCTTGAGTTCCAGTTCAAGCTCTACTGACTTGTCGAAATGGTCCTCAATGGCCCTCTTGTTCCGGCCGGTAATAATAAGTATATCCTCTATACCGGAGTTAACAGCTTCCTCCACAATATACTGTATTGTGGGCTTGTCTACAATCGGAAGCATCTCTTTTGGCTGTGCCTTTGTGGCCGGTAGAAACCTTGTCCCCAATCCAGCCGCTGGTATTATCGCTTTTCTTATCTTCATGCTATCCCTCTTTTGAACAATAGTTTATTTTTATTTTAGCACACCATAAGGCTCAATTCTACCTTATTAAAACAGGCCAGTGTAATTTTTCACAATATGTCGTTTTTTATGATTATCGTCTTGCGTTTGATACCTCTACCCTTATCCTTTTGCCGCCCATGATCTTACCTGAAGAGCGTTTTAATATGGCCCTTGCTGTATTTTCTGCTACATCTATAAAGGTAAACCTATCATATATCTCAATATCATCTACATCGCGCCTATCTATGTCTGCCGTATCGCTTAGGAACTTAAGCAACTGCCTGCTGCTTATTTTGTCTCTACGTCCAACTGAAATAAACAGCCTCACCCTTTTCGATTCTATGCCTATGCTGTTCTCCTTATAGTCATAGCTTAACTCCTTATTATAAACCATGCTCATCAATGCCGCTGCCACATCTACAAGGTTAAACTCCTCATCAAGTTCCACCACCAGCGGCACAAATCTCTTGTACTCCTCCTGTATCAGCACCTCTTTAACCCTCTTGAGTATATTGTTATACTTGGCCTGGAATATATCATCAATTGTGGGAATTTCCTTCCTCCTGATCTTACACTTTATAGCACGCTCAATCTGCTTTAAGGCCATGTACTCCCTCGCAGTAACAAGGGTATATGCTGTCCCTTTTCTATTAACCCTTGCCGTCCTCCCGACCCTATGCACGTATGATTCAACGTCCTGAGGCATATCATAATTTATTACATGGGTAACATTTTCAACATCTATGCCCCTGGCCGCAACATCGGTCGCAACCAAAAAATCCAGGTTGCCACCTCTAAACTTTTTCAAGGTGTTGAGCCTCTGACTTTGATTCATATCACCATGCATTCCCTCAACATTATAGCCCCTTTCTTGCAGGGCCTCCGTCAGTTCATCAACCCCTTTTTTTGTCTTGCAGAAAATTATGGCGCTGGACGGTTCATCTACATCAAGTATTCTGCACAGTGATTCAAACCGGTTTTCATGCTTGATTTCGTAATAATACTGGTCCACAGTGGATACTGTCATCGTGTTTTTCACAATCGAAATAAATCTTGCTTCTGGTTTCATGTATTTTTTTGTCAGTCTTCTTATTGCATCAGGCATTGTAGCAGAAAACATCATTGTCTGCCTGTCATCGTTGCACTGTCTTATTATCTCTTCTATATCATCGATAAACCCCATATCAAGCATTTCATCCGCTTCATCAACGACAAGATAACAAACACCCTTCAGGCTTATGATATTCCTTCTAAGCAGGTCAAGTACTCTGCCCGGCGTGCCGACAATGACATCGATG encodes:
- the galU gene encoding UTP--glucose-1-phosphate uridylyltransferase GalU; the encoded protein is MKIRKAIIPAAGLGTRFLPATKAQPKEMLPIVDKPTIQYIVEEAVNSGIEDILIITGRNKRAIEDHFDKSVELELELKNKGKENLLNLVEDITNMVDIHYIRQKEPRGLGHAIYCARAFVGNEPFAVLLGDDIVDSRVPVLRQMIDVYEKYNCTILGVQEVPEDDVSKYGIVGCSEIEDRIYKVNNLIEKPKKSEAPSRVGILGRYIISPRIFEILEHTKPGAGGEIQLTDALKELLRYEAVYAYNFEGRRYDVGDKMGYLMATVEFALKRDDLREEFGRYLKSLVTNLPDDVLTEAAISNDL
- a CDS encoding DEAD/DEAH box helicase — its product is MGFKELGLKEKVLKAIDDMGFEEPSKIQAEAIPVILDGFDVIGQAQTGTGKTLAFGAPIIDRFTGSDNEIYSVILAPTRELAIQVNDELARIAKYTDIKLLPVYGGTPVDRQIKALKKGIDVIVGTPGRVLDLLRRNIISLKGVCYLVVDEADEMLDMGFIDDIEEIIRQCNDDRQTMMFSATMPDAIRRLTKKYMKPEARFISIVKNTMTVSTVDQYYYEIKHENRFESLCRILDVDEPSSAIIFCKTKKGVDELTEALQERGYNVEGMHGDMNQSQRLNTLKKFRGGNLDFLVATDVAARGIDVENVTHVINYDMPQDVESYVHRVGRTARVNRKGTAYTLVTAREYMALKQIERAIKCKIRRKEIPTIDDIFQAKYNNILKRVKEVLIQEEYKRFVPLVVELDEEFNLVDVAAALMSMVYNKELSYDYKENSIGIESKRVRLFISVGRRDKISSRQLLKFLSDTADIDRRDVDDIEIYDRFTFIDVAENTARAILKRSSGKIMGGKRIRVEVSNARR